From Streptomyces griseorubiginosus, one genomic window encodes:
- a CDS encoding FadR/GntR family transcriptional regulator, producing MSLTDKAIEQIRELIRSGALPPGSKLPPEPDLAAQLGLSRNLAREAVKALAVARVLEVRRGDGTYVTSLQPSLLLEGLGGAVELLQGDSGALRDLMEVRRLLEPMATALAATRITDEQLAEVKRHLDAMREAREDVELLNAHDAAFHRAVVTATGNESLLTLLEGISGRTLRARIWRGLVDAQAAGRTLAEHEAIFAALSRRDATLGQATALVHVSNTEQWLRAHLDAAE from the coding sequence GTGTCCCTGACGGACAAGGCCATCGAGCAGATCCGTGAGCTGATCCGCTCCGGAGCGCTGCCCCCTGGCTCGAAACTGCCGCCGGAACCGGACCTCGCGGCTCAGCTGGGCCTGTCCCGCAATCTCGCCCGCGAGGCGGTCAAGGCGCTGGCCGTCGCCCGGGTCCTGGAAGTGCGGCGCGGCGACGGCACCTATGTCACCAGCCTCCAGCCGAGCCTGCTCCTGGAGGGGCTCGGCGGTGCGGTGGAACTCCTCCAGGGGGACTCGGGTGCGCTGCGGGACCTCATGGAGGTGCGCCGGCTCCTCGAACCGATGGCCACGGCGCTCGCCGCGACCCGCATCACGGACGAGCAACTGGCCGAGGTGAAGCGGCACTTGGACGCCATGCGTGAGGCGCGCGAGGATGTCGAACTGCTCAACGCCCACGATGCCGCGTTCCACCGCGCGGTCGTTACGGCCACCGGCAACGAATCCCTGCTCACGCTCCTGGAGGGCATCTCCGGCCGCACCCTGCGCGCCCGCATCTGGCGCGGGCTGGTCGACGCCCAGGCCGCGGGCCGCACGCTCGCCGAGCACGAGGCGATCTTCGCGGCCCTGTCCCGCCGCGACGCCACGCTCGGCCAGGCCACCGCGCTGGTGCACGTGAGCAACACCGAGCAGTGGCTGAGGGCACACCTGGACGCCGCCGAGTGA
- a CDS encoding alpha-L-fucosidase encodes MSSSLSRRQFVAGATAVVAAAVTTDAFAAGRALAAPTTYTPTWNSVNQHPAAPEWFRDAKFGIYFHWGAFSVPAYDSEWYPRNMYSGGSNANKHHIATYGDPSVWPFHNFIDGADDLAGNHVQFAPKLKSAGGAFDPDEWAQLFVDAGARFAGPVAEHHDGFSMWDSQVNEWNSVGKGPGLNLLRLFTDAIRAKNLKLLVAMHHAYHFNGYYEFVPAQTDPSLKKLYGQLGPAAENQLWYDKLKEVIDRARPDILWQDFKLDAVDEQQRLNFLSYYYNQANSWGREVVATYKDGLDGHGEVFDYERGGPGDLTTPYWLTDDSISSSSWCYTQGIGYYSVQQMLHALIDRVSKNGNMLLNIAPMADGTIPQGQRDVLLAIGDYLKRFGESVYGTRAWTAYGEGPTKMGGGAFTTPTAGTAQDIRFTRNKANTVLYATVLGWPGTSLTIKTLNSARIDVSSLKSVQLLNPTAGTYTNLATPAQGASGLTVTLPSSAPFSADAYVLKLTFTGAIPSLRPAAGAVAFQDVDYAGTGTVLEIGDHTADELTLAGLTPRTLSSLRLAPGYQLIGYSGDNFTGTAWTFTADNADLRKTGNNDAVTSLKVQFNPSTYFEIVNVTDGLALDSGGNVASGSNLKQWAWDGSPNLQWQAVEVGGGYYKLVNRTNGMVADGWGGTADGSPARQAAWNGGTNQQWLITHRGDGRYSIANRTTGLVLDGGGNVPSGSVTKQWTYGSSTNLLWTFTAL; translated from the coding sequence ATGTCGAGTTCGCTCAGCAGACGTCAGTTCGTCGCCGGCGCCACCGCCGTCGTGGCGGCCGCGGTCACCACCGACGCGTTCGCCGCCGGCCGTGCCCTGGCCGCGCCCACCACCTACACCCCCACGTGGAACTCCGTGAACCAGCACCCGGCGGCCCCCGAGTGGTTCCGCGACGCCAAGTTCGGCATCTACTTCCACTGGGGCGCCTTCAGCGTCCCCGCGTACGACAGCGAGTGGTACCCGCGCAACATGTACAGCGGCGGGAGCAACGCCAACAAGCACCACATCGCGACCTACGGCGACCCCTCGGTCTGGCCGTTCCACAACTTCATCGACGGCGCCGACGACCTCGCCGGCAACCACGTGCAGTTCGCGCCGAAGCTCAAGTCGGCGGGCGGTGCCTTCGACCCCGACGAGTGGGCGCAGCTGTTCGTGGACGCCGGAGCGAGGTTCGCCGGCCCGGTCGCCGAGCACCACGACGGCTTCTCCATGTGGGACAGCCAGGTCAACGAGTGGAACTCCGTGGGCAAGGGCCCCGGCCTGAACCTGCTGCGCCTGTTCACCGACGCCATCCGCGCCAAGAACCTCAAGCTGCTCGTGGCCATGCACCACGCCTACCACTTCAACGGCTACTACGAGTTCGTGCCCGCGCAGACCGACCCCAGCCTGAAGAAGCTGTACGGCCAGCTGGGTCCGGCGGCCGAGAACCAGCTCTGGTACGACAAGCTCAAGGAGGTCATCGACCGGGCCCGACCCGACATCCTCTGGCAGGACTTCAAGCTCGACGCGGTCGACGAGCAGCAGCGGCTCAACTTCCTTTCGTACTACTACAACCAGGCCAACTCCTGGGGCAGGGAGGTCGTCGCCACCTACAAGGACGGGCTCGACGGCCACGGCGAGGTCTTCGACTACGAGCGCGGCGGGCCGGGCGACCTCACCACCCCCTACTGGCTCACGGACGACAGCATCTCCAGCTCCAGCTGGTGCTACACGCAGGGCATCGGCTACTACAGCGTCCAGCAGATGCTGCACGCGCTGATCGACCGGGTCAGCAAGAACGGCAACATGCTGCTGAACATCGCGCCCATGGCCGACGGCACCATCCCGCAGGGCCAGCGGGACGTCCTGCTGGCCATCGGCGACTACCTGAAGCGCTTCGGCGAGTCGGTCTACGGCACCCGCGCGTGGACGGCGTACGGCGAGGGCCCCACGAAGATGGGCGGCGGCGCCTTCACCACCCCCACGGCCGGTACCGCGCAGGACATCCGCTTCACCCGGAACAAGGCGAACACCGTGCTGTACGCCACCGTCCTCGGCTGGCCCGGCACCTCGCTGACGATCAAGACGCTCAACTCCGCCAGGATCGACGTCTCTTCGCTGAAGTCGGTGCAGCTGCTCAACCCGACCGCCGGCACCTACACGAACCTGGCGACCCCTGCCCAGGGCGCGAGCGGACTCACGGTCACCCTGCCGTCGTCGGCGCCGTTCAGCGCCGACGCGTACGTGCTGAAGCTGACCTTCACCGGTGCGATCCCGAGCCTGCGCCCGGCGGCAGGTGCCGTGGCCTTCCAGGACGTCGACTACGCGGGTACCGGCACCGTCCTGGAGATCGGCGACCACACCGCGGACGAACTGACCCTGGCCGGCCTCACCCCCCGTACCCTGTCCTCGCTGCGGCTCGCCCCGGGTTACCAGCTCATCGGCTACTCCGGTGACAACTTCACCGGCACGGCGTGGACATTCACCGCGGACAACGCCGATCTGCGGAAGACCGGCAACAACGACGCGGTGACCTCTCTGAAGGTGCAGTTCAACCCGTCCACGTACTTCGAGATCGTGAACGTCACCGACGGGCTGGCCCTGGACAGCGGCGGCAACGTGGCCTCCGGGTCCAACCTCAAGCAGTGGGCCTGGGACGGCAGCCCCAACCTCCAGTGGCAGGCGGTCGAGGTCGGTGGCGGCTACTACAAGCTGGTCAACCGCACCAACGGCATGGTCGCCGACGGCTGGGGCGGCACCGCCGACGGCTCCCCCGCCCGCCAGGCCGCCTGGAACGGCGGCACCAACCAGCAGTGGCTGATCACCCATCGCGGGGACGGCCGCTACTCGATCGCCAACCGCACCACCGGACTCGTCCTGGACGGCGGCGGCAACGTGCCGTCCGGCTCGGTCACCAAGCAGTGGACGTACGGCTCCAGCACCAACCTGCTGTGGACGTTCACCGCGCTGTAG
- a CDS encoding PIG-L family deacetylase, which translates to MTDRPLTLMAVHAHPDDEATGTGGVLARYAAEGVRTVLVTCTDGGCGDGPGGVKPGDPGHDPAAVAAMRRHELTESCGVLKISDLEMLDYADSGMVGWPTNDAPGSFWQTPVEEGAARLAELMRHYRPDVVVTYDENGFYGHPDHIQAHRITMAALEMIDLTPKVYWTTMPRSMMGRFGEIMREFGEDVPEPDPAEAAAPVEIGLPDDEITTWVDTTAFSGQKFDALAAHASQGENIFFLKMGKERFGELMGVETFVRVQDPTGAPVPENDLFAGLR; encoded by the coding sequence ATGACTGACCGGCCCTTGACGCTCATGGCGGTACACGCCCACCCCGACGACGAGGCCACCGGAACCGGAGGAGTCCTCGCGCGGTACGCGGCGGAAGGCGTCCGCACGGTTCTCGTGACCTGTACCGACGGCGGCTGCGGTGACGGGCCAGGGGGCGTGAAGCCGGGCGATCCCGGGCACGATCCGGCGGCGGTCGCCGCGATGCGCCGCCACGAACTCACGGAGAGCTGCGGGGTCCTGAAGATCAGCGATCTGGAGATGCTGGACTACGCCGACTCCGGCATGGTCGGCTGGCCCACCAACGACGCCCCCGGATCCTTCTGGCAGACACCCGTGGAGGAAGGCGCGGCCCGACTCGCCGAACTCATGCGGCACTACCGTCCCGATGTGGTCGTCACCTACGACGAGAACGGCTTCTACGGTCACCCCGACCACATCCAGGCCCACCGGATCACGATGGCGGCGCTGGAGATGATCGATCTGACACCCAAGGTGTACTGGACGACGATGCCCCGCTCGATGATGGGACGCTTCGGCGAGATCATGCGCGAGTTCGGTGAGGACGTGCCGGAGCCGGATCCCGCCGAGGCCGCGGCGCCGGTCGAGATCGGCCTGCCCGACGACGAGATCACCACGTGGGTGGACACGACCGCGTTCAGCGGCCAGAAGTTCGACGCCCTGGCCGCGCACGCCAGTCAGGGCGAGAACATCTTCTTCCTCAAGATGGGCAAGGAGAGGTTCGGCGAATTGATGGGCGTGGAGACCTTCGTACGCGTCCAGGACCCCACCGGAGCACCCGTCCCCGAGAACGACCTCTTCGCCGGACTGCGCTGA
- a CDS encoding TetR/AcrR family transcriptional regulator encodes MAVSERGPRERMVFSAAQLIRRGGVSAAGMRDVAAHAGAPRGSLQHYFPGGKEQLVNEAVGWAGRYASRRVARFLAALPTPTPSGLFAEMVRQWTDEYETSGFAGGCPVAAATADCAESTDSTRQAASAAFAQWHGSVAAALVDMGVPPERAPSLATLMLGSLEGAILLARAERDVRPLTTVSRELAPLLDAAATRGAPDA; translated from the coding sequence ATGGCGGTGTCCGAACGCGGGCCACGCGAGCGGATGGTCTTCAGCGCGGCCCAGCTGATCCGGCGCGGCGGGGTCTCGGCCGCCGGGATGCGTGACGTCGCCGCCCACGCCGGGGCGCCGCGCGGCTCGCTTCAGCACTACTTCCCCGGCGGCAAGGAACAGCTGGTCAACGAGGCCGTGGGCTGGGCCGGCCGGTACGCCTCACGACGCGTCGCGCGTTTCCTGGCCGCCTTGCCGACACCCACGCCGAGTGGGCTCTTCGCCGAGATGGTGCGTCAGTGGACCGACGAGTACGAGACGTCCGGCTTCGCCGGCGGCTGTCCGGTCGCCGCCGCCACGGCGGACTGTGCGGAGAGCACCGACTCCACCCGACAGGCCGCGTCCGCCGCCTTCGCCCAGTGGCACGGCTCGGTGGCGGCGGCCCTGGTCGACATGGGCGTACCCCCGGAACGGGCGCCCTCGCTCGCCACGCTCATGCTCGGCTCCCTGGAGGGGGCGATCCTCCTCGCCCGTGCCGAACGGGACGTGCGCCCCCTGACGACCGTGTCCCGAGAACTCGCCCCGCTGCTCGACGCGGCCGCGACCCGGGGCGCCCCGGACGCCTGA
- a CDS encoding NAD(P)-dependent oxidoreductase → MAYVGFVGLGVMGQPMALNLARAGTPLVVWNRSPARCAPLRAAGAEVAASPGEVFERAGTVFLMLADETAVDTVLGRGTPDFPGRVADRTVVHMGTTSAEYSGGLQDDLRAAGGRYVEAPVSGSRVPAERGELVAMLAGDGDAVAAVRPLLAPLCKEAFDCGPVPAALLTKFSVNLFLITLVTGLTEAFHFAERQGLDARLLRDVLDAGPMASSVSRMKTPKLLDRDFAVQAGAADVLKNNRLIAEAARRTGVASPLLDVCHALFGETVEQGYGDEDMVAVLHALERRTALDGRERRE, encoded by the coding sequence ATGGCGTACGTGGGTTTCGTCGGGCTGGGGGTCATGGGGCAGCCCATGGCCCTCAACCTCGCGCGGGCGGGGACCCCGTTGGTGGTCTGGAACCGCTCACCGGCCAGGTGCGCACCGCTGCGCGCCGCCGGGGCCGAGGTGGCGGCGAGCCCCGGCGAGGTCTTCGAGCGGGCCGGCACGGTGTTCCTCATGCTGGCCGACGAGACCGCCGTCGACACCGTCCTGGGACGCGGCACCCCGGACTTCCCGGGCCGGGTGGCCGACCGCACCGTCGTCCACATGGGGACGACCTCGGCGGAGTACTCGGGCGGCCTCCAGGACGACCTCCGGGCCGCGGGCGGGCGGTATGTCGAGGCACCGGTGTCCGGTTCCCGGGTTCCGGCCGAGCGGGGCGAGCTGGTCGCCATGCTGGCGGGTGACGGGGACGCGGTGGCGGCCGTACGTCCGCTGCTGGCGCCCCTGTGCAAGGAGGCGTTCGACTGCGGTCCCGTCCCGGCCGCCCTGTTGACCAAGTTCTCGGTGAACCTGTTCCTGATCACCCTCGTCACCGGCCTCACCGAGGCGTTCCACTTCGCCGAACGGCAGGGACTCGACGCACGGCTGCTCAGGGACGTCCTGGACGCGGGACCGATGGCCAGCTCCGTCTCCCGGATGAAGACGCCGAAACTGCTGGACCGCGACTTCGCCGTCCAGGCCGGGGCGGCGGACGTCCTGAAGAACAACCGCCTGATCGCCGAGGCCGCCCGCAGGACCGGCGTCGCCTCCCCGCTGCTCGACGTGTGCCACGCCCTGTTCGGCGAGACGGTGGAGCAGGGGTACGGCGACGAGGACATGGTGGCCGTACTGCACGCGTTGGAGAGGCGCACGGCGCTCGACGGGCGTGAGCGTCGGGAGTGA
- a CDS encoding sensor histidine kinase encodes MTSTVTTREAFAHPALFYRTEQQYTRQTVAFLRQGLADGEPLAVAVPGPNLELIKAGLGADAEGILFLDMTEAGRNPGRIIPKVLRGFADAHPTSRVRIIGEPIWAGRSAVEYPACAQHEALINAAFEGRAVTILCPYDEVGLDPQVIADARVTHPTLISGEGRESVSGVFDWQAVVDRYNQVLAPAPDAVAFSYGGEDLPAARRFALAQATRLGMAGERLMDVELAVAELTTNSVVHGGGHGTLAVWAEQGQLVCQVRDAGRLADPLAGRRPPERGQLGGRGLMMVHYVADLVRVHTGDDGTTVRFYLGL; translated from the coding sequence GTGACGAGCACGGTGACCACCCGCGAGGCGTTCGCGCACCCCGCCCTCTTCTACCGCACCGAGCAGCAGTACACGCGGCAGACGGTGGCCTTCCTGCGCCAGGGCCTGGCCGACGGCGAGCCCTTGGCCGTGGCGGTGCCCGGCCCCAACCTGGAGCTGATCAAGGCAGGTCTGGGCGCGGACGCCGAGGGCATCCTGTTCCTGGACATGACCGAGGCCGGCCGCAACCCGGGGCGGATCATCCCCAAGGTGCTGCGGGGATTCGCCGACGCCCACCCGACGTCGCGTGTGCGGATCATCGGCGAGCCGATCTGGGCCGGACGCAGCGCGGTGGAGTACCCGGCGTGCGCGCAGCACGAGGCGCTGATCAACGCCGCGTTCGAGGGCCGGGCGGTGACGATCCTGTGCCCCTACGACGAGGTCGGGCTGGATCCGCAGGTGATCGCCGACGCGCGGGTCACCCACCCGACCCTCATCAGCGGGGAGGGCCGTGAGTCGGTCAGCGGCGTCTTCGACTGGCAGGCGGTCGTCGATCGGTACAACCAGGTGCTCGCGCCCGCACCGGACGCGGTGGCCTTCTCCTACGGCGGTGAGGATCTTCCGGCGGCCCGCCGGTTCGCCCTCGCTCAGGCGACGCGGCTGGGCATGGCCGGGGAGCGGCTGATGGACGTGGAGCTGGCGGTCGCGGAGCTGACGACCAACAGCGTCGTCCACGGCGGAGGCCACGGGACACTCGCGGTCTGGGCCGAACAGGGGCAGTTGGTGTGTCAGGTCCGCGATGCGGGCCGACTGGCCGACCCGCTGGCCGGCCGCCGCCCGCCGGAGCGCGGCCAGTTGGGCGGCCGGGGCCTGATGATGGTCCACTACGTGGCCGACCTGGTGCGCGTGCACACCGGCGACGACGGCACGACCGTGCGCTTCTACCTCGGCTTGTGA
- a CDS encoding STAS domain-containing protein — translation MPGRVSLEVSPLPGRTGIRARGEISVLTCPSWERALSELARRHAGVSYVELSDVAFIDVAGVTALAVTAMNLPHGRVVVEHPPPQLPRVLEMFWPGLDRIEVAL, via the coding sequence ATGCCCGGGAGGGTTTCGTTGGAGGTGAGCCCGTTGCCCGGTCGTACGGGGATACGAGCCCGCGGTGAGATCAGCGTCCTCACCTGCCCGTCCTGGGAACGGGCCTTGTCCGAGCTGGCCCGGCGGCACGCGGGTGTGTCGTACGTGGAGCTGTCGGACGTGGCGTTCATCGACGTGGCCGGGGTGACCGCTCTGGCGGTCACCGCCATGAACCTGCCCCACGGGAGGGTCGTGGTGGAGCATCCACCGCCGCAGCTGCCACGGGTTCTGGAGATGTTCTGGCCGGGCCTGGACCGGATCGAGGTGGCTCTGTGA
- a CDS encoding pirin family protein, with translation MSNLDREAVPALCGGRGFVVAEPVRELLSPRRVKLGESSEVRRLLPNLGRRMVGAWCFVDHYGPDDIADEPGMQVPPHPHMGLQTVSWLHQGEVLHRDSAGSLQTIRPRELGLMTSGRAISHSEESPKSHARFLHGAQLWVALPDGHRHTDPRFEHHAELPQITAPGLAATLILGDLDGARSPGTAYTPIVGADLTLAGGADVRLPLEPDFEYAVLSMSGETHVDGVPVLPGSMLYLGCGRTELPLRAESDAGLMLLGGEPFEEELVMFWNWIGRSQGEIEQARRDWMEGTRFGEVKGYDGAPLPAPELPPVPLKPRGRVR, from the coding sequence ATGAGCAATCTTGATCGCGAGGCGGTTCCCGCCCTGTGCGGTGGCCGCGGCTTCGTGGTGGCGGAACCCGTGCGTGAACTCCTCAGCCCTCGCCGCGTCAAGCTCGGCGAGTCCAGCGAGGTGCGCCGACTGCTGCCCAACCTGGGCCGCCGCATGGTCGGCGCCTGGTGTTTCGTCGATCACTACGGACCCGACGACATCGCCGACGAACCCGGCATGCAGGTGCCCCCGCACCCGCACATGGGCCTCCAGACGGTGAGCTGGCTGCACCAGGGCGAGGTGCTGCACCGGGACTCCGCCGGCAGCCTGCAGACGATCCGCCCCCGTGAGCTGGGCCTGATGACCTCCGGGCGCGCGATCAGCCACTCCGAGGAGAGCCCGAAGTCCCACGCCCGCTTCCTGCACGGGGCCCAGCTCTGGGTCGCCCTCCCGGACGGCCACCGCCACACCGATCCGCGCTTCGAGCACCACGCCGAGCTGCCGCAGATCACGGCGCCGGGTCTGGCGGCCACGCTCATCCTGGGCGACCTCGACGGCGCCCGCTCGCCCGGTACGGCGTACACCCCCATCGTCGGCGCCGACCTGACCCTGGCCGGCGGCGCGGACGTACGCCTGCCGCTGGAACCGGACTTCGAGTACGCCGTGCTGTCGATGTCCGGCGAGACCCACGTGGACGGGGTGCCGGTCCTGCCCGGCTCGATGCTCTACCTCGGCTGCGGCCGCACCGAACTCCCGCTGCGCGCCGAGTCGGACGCGGGCCTGATGCTTCTGGGGGGCGAGCCGTTCGAGGAGGAGCTCGTCATGTTCTGGAACTGGATCGGGCGCTCGCAGGGCGAGATCGAGCAGGCACGTCGGGACTGGATGGAGGGGACGCGGTTCGGTGAGGTGAAGGGGTACGACGGTGCTCCCCTGCCCGCTCCCGAGTTGCCGCCGGTGCCGTTGAAGCCGCGGGGCCGGGTGCGCTGA
- a CDS encoding MarR family winged helix-turn-helix transcriptional regulator: MSTAPEGATPGFLVWRLSMKWRVAVDRAVAPLGLTHAQYSLVASLYGMQRGGERPSQRRLADHTGLEPLYVSKLARSLESAGLLERTRDPRDPRAVQLALTEEGRERTRQAVTVVQGLLEQLLAPLGGLDSTRSRDFKRELAVLLDAPLDPTNDTPKERS, from the coding sequence ATGAGTACGGCACCCGAGGGCGCGACGCCCGGTTTCCTGGTCTGGCGACTGTCGATGAAGTGGCGCGTCGCGGTGGACCGCGCGGTGGCCCCGCTCGGCCTGACCCACGCCCAGTACTCGCTGGTGGCCTCGCTGTACGGCATGCAGCGCGGCGGCGAGCGGCCCAGCCAGCGCCGCCTCGCCGACCACACCGGCCTCGAACCGCTCTACGTCTCCAAGCTGGCGCGCTCCCTGGAGAGCGCCGGGCTCCTGGAGCGCACCCGCGACCCGCGCGATCCGCGCGCGGTGCAACTGGCGCTCACAGAGGAGGGCCGCGAGCGGACCCGGCAGGCCGTCACGGTCGTCCAGGGGCTCCTGGAGCAGTTGCTGGCCCCCCTCGGCGGCCTGGACAGCACGCGCTCGCGGGACTTCAAGCGCGAGCTCGCGGTCCTGCTCGACGCACCTCTCGACCCGACGAACGACACTCCCAAGGAGCGGTCATGA
- a CDS encoding MarR family transcriptional regulator: protein MTTNPRVIALAHYAGRALLENALARHGLTFQQSVTLRPAALADGPLDRDRLVADVVGSLKIDAAEAHAVVDELLAAGLLAPEGTSEVRITRAGRDLYQTTSAETAPLTARIYAGIPEEDLAVAGRVLGLITERANRELAALPE, encoded by the coding sequence ATGACCACCAATCCCCGTGTCATCGCCCTGGCCCACTACGCCGGCCGGGCCCTGCTGGAGAACGCGCTGGCCCGTCACGGCCTGACCTTCCAGCAGTCCGTCACGCTACGGCCGGCCGCGCTCGCCGACGGGCCCCTCGACCGGGACCGGCTCGTCGCCGACGTGGTCGGCTCGCTCAAGATCGACGCGGCGGAGGCGCACGCCGTGGTCGACGAACTGCTCGCCGCGGGGCTGCTCGCTCCGGAGGGGACGTCCGAGGTGCGGATCACGCGGGCCGGGCGGGACCTGTACCAGACGACGTCCGCCGAGACCGCGCCCCTCACCGCCCGGATCTACGCGGGCATCCCCGAGGAGGACCTGGCCGTGGCCGGGCGGGTCCTCGGCCTCATCACCGAGCGGGCCAACAGGGAACTCGCCGCGCTGCCCGAGTAG
- a CDS encoding PepSY-associated TM helix domain-containing protein, with amino-acid sequence MSTAPTTTTDEAPGPAAPAPARGSWAPLRPLVLRLHFYAGVFVAPFLLIAAVTGFLYAGAFQAEKIVYRDDMTVAAVGDTKLPISAQVDAARKAHPEGTVSAVRPSPEADATTRVMLSGVPGVDPNHTLAVFVDPYTGKVRGALEQYGSTGALPLRTWIDEFHRDLHLGENGRLYSEFAASWLWVIAGGGIVLWFSRRRALRKVRGTSGRRRTLGLHGSVGVWAAAGFFFLSATGLTWSTYAGANIDELRTSLGQSTPSVSSSAGGDHSGHGASASAGDAEHGVGLDKVLAAARAEGLGDPVEIVPPADASSTYVVRQVQRSWPEKQDSVAVDPTTGEVTDTLRFADHPLLAKLTRWGIDLHTGVLFGLVNQIALMILALSLVLLIVWGYRMWWQRGRSSAFGRPIPRGAWQQVPPQILVPGVVVVAVLGYFVPLLGIPLAGFVVADVLLGEIAHRRGKKAAAA; translated from the coding sequence ATGTCCACCGCTCCCACGACGACCACGGACGAGGCCCCCGGGCCGGCCGCTCCGGCACCGGCCCGCGGCAGTTGGGCCCCGCTGCGCCCGCTCGTGCTGCGCCTGCACTTCTACGCCGGCGTGTTCGTCGCCCCCTTCCTGCTGATCGCCGCCGTCACCGGCTTCCTGTACGCCGGAGCCTTCCAGGCCGAGAAGATCGTCTACCGGGACGACATGACCGTCGCCGCCGTCGGCGACACCAAGCTGCCCATCTCCGCGCAGGTGGACGCGGCCCGCAAGGCGCATCCCGAGGGCACCGTCTCGGCCGTACGGCCCTCTCCCGAGGCCGACGCGACCACCAGGGTGATGCTGTCGGGCGTGCCGGGCGTCGACCCGAACCACACGCTCGCCGTGTTCGTCGACCCCTACACCGGAAAGGTCCGCGGCGCGCTGGAGCAGTACGGATCCACCGGCGCGCTGCCGCTGCGCACCTGGATCGACGAGTTCCACCGCGACCTCCACCTCGGCGAGAACGGCCGCCTGTACAGCGAGTTCGCCGCCAGCTGGCTGTGGGTCATCGCGGGCGGCGGCATCGTGCTGTGGTTCTCCCGCCGCCGCGCCCTGCGCAAGGTCCGCGGCACCAGCGGGCGGCGCCGCACCCTCGGCCTGCACGGCAGCGTCGGCGTGTGGGCCGCGGCCGGGTTCTTCTTCCTGTCCGCGACCGGCCTGACCTGGTCCACGTACGCGGGCGCCAACATCGACGAACTGCGCACCTCGCTCGGCCAGTCCACCCCGTCGGTCTCCTCCTCGGCGGGCGGCGACCACTCGGGCCACGGCGCCTCCGCCTCGGCCGGGGACGCCGAGCACGGCGTCGGCCTCGACAAGGTGCTGGCCGCCGCCCGCGCCGAGGGTCTCGGTGACCCCGTCGAGATCGTCCCGCCCGCCGACGCGTCGTCCACCTATGTCGTACGGCAGGTGCAGCGCAGCTGGCCCGAGAAGCAGGACTCCGTCGCCGTCGACCCGACCACCGGCGAGGTCACCGACACGCTGCGGTTCGCCGACCACCCGCTGCTCGCCAAGCTCACCCGCTGGGGCATCGACCTGCACACCGGCGTCCTGTTCGGGCTGGTCAACCAGATCGCCCTGATGATCCTCGCGCTGTCCCTGGTCCTGCTGATCGTGTGGGGCTACCGGATGTGGTGGCAGCGCGGCCGTAGCTCCGCCTTCGGGCGGCCGATCCCGCGCGGCGCCTGGCAGCAGGTGCCGCCGCAGATCCTGGTGCCGGGCGTGGTCGTCGTCGCCGTCCTCGGCTACTTCGTGCCGCTGCTCGGCATCCCGCTGGCCGGTTTCGTCGTGGCGGATGTGCTTCTCGGTGAGATCGCCCACCGGAGGGGGAAGAAGGCGGCGGCCGCCTGA
- a CDS encoding peptide deformylase: MATPSPRKPLADLVEELLTTDGPLPIVAAGDPVLRQTVQPYDGHLDAALFSRFVEALRITMHAAPGVGLAAPQVGVPLRIAVIEDPAPVPEEVRLARGRVPQPFRVLVNPSYEAVGVERAAFFEGCLSVPGWQAVVARPAAVRLTCEDELGRPVDEVFSGWPARIVQHETDHLDGTLYLDRAELRSLSSNQAMAERWTQPTPERAAASLGFELPS; encoded by the coding sequence ATGGCAACTCCGAGCCCCCGCAAGCCCCTTGCCGACCTGGTCGAGGAACTCCTCACCACGGACGGCCCGCTCCCGATCGTCGCGGCCGGCGATCCGGTACTGCGCCAGACCGTCCAGCCTTACGACGGCCACCTGGACGCCGCCCTCTTTTCCCGCTTCGTCGAGGCCCTCCGCATCACGATGCACGCGGCGCCCGGCGTCGGGCTCGCCGCCCCTCAGGTCGGGGTCCCCCTGCGGATCGCGGTGATCGAGGACCCCGCCCCGGTACCGGAGGAGGTACGGCTGGCGCGCGGACGCGTCCCGCAGCCGTTCCGGGTCCTGGTCAATCCCTCGTACGAGGCGGTCGGTGTCGAGCGGGCCGCGTTCTTCGAGGGCTGTCTGAGCGTGCCGGGCTGGCAGGCCGTGGTGGCACGGCCTGCCGCGGTCCGCCTGACCTGCGAGGACGAGCTCGGCCGACCGGTGGACGAGGTGTTCAGCGGCTGGCCCGCGCGGATCGTCCAGCACGAGACGGACCACCTCGACGGCACCCTCTACCTCGACCGCGCGGAGCTGCGCTCGCTGTCCTCGAACCAGGCGATGGCCGAGCGCTGGACGCAGCCGACGCCGGAGCGGGCGGCCGCGTCCCTCGGTTTCGAGCTGCCGTCCTAG